TGGCCGTCGCTCTGGCGCTGCTGCTGTTTACTGTTGAGGCGGTGCAGCTCGTAGCGCTGGCAGTCCTCCTTGCTGGCCAGAAATGCCAGGAAAATCGCATAAGCGCTGTCGCCGTGTCGCTTGTGGCCATCGCTGCCGGTTGTCTCCCGGTCATCAATACCCGGCACTCCGCGCAGGATCACAATCTGCCCGAGGTCGGCGATTACGTCCTCGTGCTTCGGGAGCACCAGTTCGTCATCTTCGAACGCTGCCTTAAATCTGGGCATGTTCTCGCGGTAATGCCCGACGGAGGGCATAACAACTTCGACCTCAGCGCCGTATTTTTCCGCCGCCTGTTCGGCCAGGTAGTTACCGTTCCCCCGGCCATCGAGCTTGATACCGTCCCGTCGCGGGAGCCGGTCGCAGATAAAAAACAGCGCCTGCTCCTGCTGCTTGTATGGAACGTTGGCCAGCTCCACCAGAAACGGCACCGTGCGGGTGGTATCGTCGTTAACGGTCATGGGCGCAAAGACTGTCAGATGGCCCGACCGCGCGAAGTCCTCGCCAAGGCAGTGGCGCAGGTTCGGTGGAAGCCGGTTCAGCTCGGGGAGAGCCGTCTGCTCAAGCCACTCCTGCATATCCAGCGCCCGCATTCCCTCAGGCATGGCGTTGTAGTCAGCCGTGCCGGTGAAGCGCAGAACGGGGCCGCCACCGCGCGCCGCGCGCTCGCGAATGGAACGTGCCAGATAGGTGCCGCCGCCGTTCTTCGGCTCACAGTAGTATTCTTCGCGGGCATCTTCTTCGGTGGCGGTATCGCTGAGCAGGTTAGCCAGCCACTCGGCCTCAGCCGCCGGTGACCATTCTTTCCGGGTCACCTGGCAGATACGGCGATAGAGGCCCTCGCTGATAGCCAGCTCGATATCAATACGGTGAACGGAGTAGCGTTTTTTACCCGCGCGACTGTCGGTGATGATGGTGTTGAACAGATTTTCGATGCCGTTGTGGGTCGAGATAAGGCGGACCTTCGACCCCCACATGGTGAGCGCCAGAGCTGCCTTGAGCACTGCGGCCAGGTCCTTCTGGAATGCGGACTCGTCGATAATAACGTTGCCCTGCATACCGCGCAGGTTCGACGGGTTACTGGACAGTGCCTTGATTTTGAAGCCGCTGGCGAACTGGATGACATAGACCAGAATATCCTTGTCTTCGTCCTGCAGGACCTCCTCGCCGATACCGGATGCCGCCCAGTCGTAGGCTTTGGCCCACATCGCGCAGGCGTCGATAAACTCGCGCGCCATGTCTTTTGTGGTGCCGACATAGAAGGTGTCGCAGCCACCGGCGCTGGCGGACATTGAGCCGTTCAGGGCAGCATCCGCCGCCTCTGCCCAGGTCAGTCCGGTACGGCGGGATTTCTCGGCGATTTTGAGCTGGGATGTGTCGGCTATCCAGCGGCGCTGATACGGCAGCAGAACCTGGTCTGCATCGAACTCCCCAGACAGGATCGCCGTCGCCGACTGGTTACGCAGCTGCTCCTGCGCTGACAGGCTCCCGGTCATCATGCAATCCCCAGAATCTGGCGACGGATATCAGCGGCGGTTTCCGCAGACAGCCCGGCCTGTTTTGTAATTTTCTCCGCCTGCGCGGCGGCTTCTTCAGCGAACGCCTGGCGGATTTCTTTCTCACGCTTGTGGCTGGCCATAGCAGCGGCTTCGAGACGCTGGGCGACCAGGGCAAGCTGGCCGAGCGCCTTCGGTTCAACGGTCTTCTCGCTTTCGGCCATCGACATCGAGGTCTCAAAGGCGAGGGTTTTGACAAACTCCAGCAGCAGCTTTCCGACGTCGGACGTTGGGGCAGAGCCGAGCTTAGCAGCCCAGATTTCGGCCATCTCTCGCGAGGCACGGATTTTGGCGCCGAACTCCTCCATACGGCTTGCATAACGGTTCAGCCCGGTGCGGCTGAGCTTCATCTCCTCAGGGAGATTGTGACCGTCGATAAGCTCGTTGATGGCCTCGCGGATCTCTTCCTGGGTATGGCGCTTCTCGCGCAGCATCTGATGGAGCTGGTCGCGAACGCCATCAGGCAGCAGGTCGATTTTGGACGGACGGCCTCGGGTCGGTTTTTGTTCAGTGGGCATGCGATGTTTTCTCCCGTATTGCCATCAACTCATTAACTTCGTCAATAGCATCCATGTAGGTAAAAACATTGCTCCATTCAGGTGCTGCGCCTGTCACCGCCTCGTAAATAGCGCTGAGTGTCTCTTCAGCAGCATCGCGTTCAACAATAAGCTGCATTTCGGAGCGGTCCATGCGGGCGATATCCTGAACGGCTTTTTCACTCGCAGCGCAAAGCGATTCGATGATGACAGCTGAATGCAATAAGGCGTCGGAGGAAAGCAGGATTTCACCCCCTTCCCGAAGCTGAGCAAGCCGCGCGAGGCGACGAAGGTGCTCAGACTGTTTGCGGCAGGAGATAAGCATATCGGGGATAGTTTTTGCAGTCATGGCTACCCCCTCGCGCGGGGCTTTTTAACCCCCGGAACCGTAGCAAGACCGCTGGCGACGTCATCGCCACGACCGGTAACACTGGCAACATAGCAGCCGGATACGTCCGTCAGCGTCACAAGCCCTTGCTCTTTCAGCCAGGCCAGATGCGTGCGCACGGTGTCCCGTGAGACCCGGTGCCCATAGGTCTGCAGGCAGGTCTGCAGAATGGACTCGTTCGCACTGTCGCCACACTCGATGAGAGATCGCAGAATGACCAGGCGCTGGTCCTGGTCGAGAATGTCACGCATAGTCACCTCATTTTTCCTTAAGTTCGTTTTCAAGAAGCAGATCGCTGATACGTGATATCTGGCGAATTGAGGGTGTCAGCTCTCGAAGTTCGCCGCGCAAATCGCGCATCTCCAGCTGCAGCTGATGCAGGTCTTTTTGGTTAGGTAGCCCGGCGATGGTGCTTTCCATTCCCTGCAGGCGCGTGCGCAGCAGCTCCAGTTCCTCGCGCTTGACGTAGGTTTTGGCCAGCAGCAGCTGAATGACGTTCACCCCGGACATAAACAGCGCCCAGATGATGGCCCAGTTACCCTTAATGACCTCCCAGTCCATGCTTCCTCCTGTGCTCTCTGATGGCCTGGCAGGTAACGCAGGTCACTGCATCAGGAAGTGCCTGAAGCCGGGCTGCAGGAATTGGTTGTTCACAGTCGTTACAAAATCCGTAACTTTCCGGCAGCTCTTTAACGCGCCTTAAATGCTTGTTTAAGAGCCGCTCCCGCTCTTCCATTTCAAGGTCGCTGGCGCGATCAAACGCTTTAGTCATTTC
This Shimwellia blattae DSM 4481 = NBRC 105725 DNA region includes the following protein-coding sequences:
- a CDS encoding DUF2730 domain-containing protein encodes the protein MDWEVIKGNWAIIWALFMSGVNVIQLLLAKTYVKREELELLRTRLQGMESTIAGLPNQKDLHQLQLEMRDLRGELRELTPSIRQISRISDLLLENELKEK
- a CDS encoding DUF3486 family protein, with the translated sequence MPTEQKPTRGRPSKIDLLPDGVRDQLHQMLREKRHTQEEIREAINELIDGHNLPEEMKLSRTGLNRYASRMEEFGAKIRASREMAEIWAAKLGSAPTSDVGKLLLEFVKTLAFETSMSMAESEKTVEPKALGQLALVAQRLEAAAMASHKREKEIRQAFAEEAAAQAEKITKQAGLSAETAADIRRQILGIA
- a CDS encoding TraR/DksA family transcriptional regulator; this translates as MTKAFDRASDLEMEERERLLNKHLRRVKELPESYGFCNDCEQPIPAARLQALPDAVTCVTCQAIREHRRKHGLGGH
- a CDS encoding terminase large subunit domain-containing protein produces the protein MMTGSLSAQEQLRNQSATAILSGEFDADQVLLPYQRRWIADTSQLKIAEKSRRTGLTWAEAADAALNGSMSASAGGCDTFYVGTTKDMAREFIDACAMWAKAYDWAASGIGEEVLQDEDKDILVYVIQFASGFKIKALSSNPSNLRGMQGNVIIDESAFQKDLAAVLKAALALTMWGSKVRLISTHNGIENLFNTIITDSRAGKKRYSVHRIDIELAISEGLYRRICQVTRKEWSPAAEAEWLANLLSDTATEEDAREEYYCEPKNGGGTYLARSIRERAARGGGPVLRFTGTADYNAMPEGMRALDMQEWLEQTALPELNRLPPNLRHCLGEDFARSGHLTVFAPMTVNDDTTRTVPFLVELANVPYKQQEQALFFICDRLPRRDGIKLDGRGNGNYLAEQAAEKYGAEVEVVMPSVGHYRENMPRFKAAFEDDELVLPKHEDVIADLGQIVILRGVPGIDDRETTGSDGHKRHGDSAYAIFLAFLASKEDCQRYELHRLNSKQQQRQSDGHRQLRITRGLKNQRGLL